From the Lathyrus oleraceus cultivar Zhongwan6 chromosome 4, CAAS_Psat_ZW6_1.0, whole genome shotgun sequence genome, one window contains:
- the LOC127073806 gene encoding HVA22-like protein a, with amino-acid sequence MGGSGSGSGAGDFLMVLIRNIDVLAGPVVSLVYPLYASVRAIESKSPVDDQQWLTYWVLYSMITLFELTFAKILEWIPIWPYAKLILTCWLVLPYFTGAAYVYEHYVRAFLANPQTINIWYVPRKKDVFSKPDDIITAAEKYIKENGTEAFENLIHRADKSQWGGSHHTKSQWGDSHHTMYDDTY; translated from the exons ATGGGAGGATCTGGATCCGGATCTGGAGCCGGTGATTTTCTTATGGTGCTTATCAGAAACATTGATGTTCTTGCTGG GCCTGTGGTTAGTCTTGTTTATCCTCT ATATGCTTCGGTTAGGGCAATTGAGAGCAAGTCACCCGTGGATGATCAGCAATGGCTAACTTATTGGGTTCTGTATTCCATGATCACTCTTTTTGAACTTACTTTTGCCAAAATCCTTGAATG GATTCCTATATGGCCATATGCAAAGCTGATTCTAACCTGCTGGTTGGTCCTTCCTTATTTTACTGGCGCGGCTTATGTTTATGAGCATTATGTAAGAGCCTTCTTAGCCAATCCTCAGACCATTAACATCTGGTATGTTCCAAGAAAAAAGGACGTCTTCTCTAAGCCAGATGACATTATAACTGCTGCCGAGAAATACATCAAAGAGAATGGAACAGAAGCATTTGAGAATCTGATCCATAGG GCTGACAAATCACAATGGGGAGGTAGTCATCATACAAAATCACAATGGGGCGATAGTCACCATACAATGTATGACGATACTTATTGA